Part of the Salinimonas lutimaris genome, AAACCACCTGTATCACCAATGAAGAAATCTACATTACCTTCTTCGCCTGCTGTACCTTCAGCATTAAAAGTCGCATACAGAGAGTATGTGTTGTTCAGACCAGAGTTCAGAGAGTTAGAACCCAGGAAGAACTGACCAAAAGTAGCAAAAGCAGATGCTGTGAAGTTGCCGTTACCATCGAACGTGATACGTTCTACGTAACCACCATTGATTTTATCAGCAGTAACCATTTCGCCACTACCTGCAGCATAGCTTTCGTCTACTGTGAACTCTACAAAGTTTGCAGAAGCAGTGAAAGAAGCAGCCAGACCAGCAGTAAGTGCCATTGATTTTACAAGTGTTTTGATTTTCATAATTTATATCCGTATTCCAAAAATTAGTTAGGCTTTAATGAAGCCACGAATAAGTATGAGCAGGTTTGATGCCAGCTTTTGATAAAAAAGGGTGAGATGAGTAAGTTGTAAAAATGAGGGCTTAAACAGGATTTCTTGGTTAATCCTATATTTATGATTAATAAGAATTAATTTGATTTTGTGTCAGCCTTTTTTACACTTTTTTTATGTCGAAAATATGGTCTTTTATAGTAGATTTTTTCTAAGCCGGTAAAAGTGTCAGTTTCCTTTACAACTCGAAATTATATCACCCTGTAAAATAGTCGTAGATATGTAACAACTAGCCCAAAGTTACAGGGTCATATTTTACGATGTAAATAATGGGCAGGTGGGAGAGCACACTAATTTTTACCAGATAGCGGTTCTAAAGGCTGATTAAAATCGGATGTCGTCCCGGGAGCATGAAAGGCTAGCCGGGATCTCCTTGGAACATGGTTACCTTGGTTCAATGGTTTTGTTGGGTTAGACAGACTGTTAAGGAGATCTTCGATTACTCGGGGATGACGGAATTAACCTGTAGCCTTGCCAGATGTCGGAATCGGCTGACGATGGTAGAAGAGAATAACCACTGTTACTAATAGCGATTTTATTGCTTCACCGTCGTCCCTGAACCGCGAAGCGATATCAGGGATCTCCTTGGAACATGGCTGCCTTGTTTCAATGGTTTTGTTGGGTTAGACAGACTGTTCAGGAGATCCCCGATTACTCGGGGATGACGGGAATTAACCTGCGGCCTTATGGGATGTCGGAATCGGATGACGATGGTAGGAGAGAATAACCACTGTTACTAATAGCGATTTTATTACTTCACCGTCGTCCCTGAACCTCGAAGCGGTATCACGGATCTCCTTGGAACATGGCTACCTTGGTTCAATGGTTTTGTTGGGTTAGGCCGACTGTTCAGGAGATCTTCGATTACTCGGGGATGACGGAATTAACCTGTAGCCTTGCCAGATGTCGGAATCGGCTGACGATGGTAGGAGAGAATAACCACTTTTACTAATAGCGGTTTTATTACTTCACCGTCGTCCCTGAACCTCGAAGCGGTATCACGGATCTCCTTGGAACATGGCTACCTTGGTTCAATGGTTTTGTTGGGTTAGGCCGACTGTTCAGGAGATCTTCGATTACTCGGGGATGACGGAATTAACCTGTAGCCTTGCCAGATGTCGGAATCGGCTGACGATGGTAGGAGAGAATAACCACTGTTACTAATAGCGATTTTATTGCTTCACCGTCGTCCCTGAACCGCGAAGCGGTATCAGGGATCTCCTTGGAACATGGCTACCTTGGTTCAATAGTTTTGTTGGGTTAGGCCGACTGTTAAGGAGATCCCCCGATTACTTGGGGATGACGGAAAATATACGGGATGTCGGGATGACAGTGACGGAACAAACAAAAAAGGCTCCCGAAGGAGCCTTAAAGAATAGGGGTAGAGTGCGTCAGCAATTATGCTTTGCGACGACGGGCAGCGCCCAGACCTAACAGACCTAAAGCCATTACTGCGATAGTTGACGGCTCAGGCACTTCATAGAACTGAGCAGATACGTCACCACGGGTAATTTGCGTACCGGCTTGGGCGAAAGAGTCAAAGTCACCGTTCACGTTAACCATCATAGAGAAAGGCTTAGGTGAAACGAAGTACTGGTCACCTTCAGCAGTCAGTTCGAAGTTCATGAAATCGAAGTTGAAAGCAGTGATGGTGGTGTTACCAATTTTAGTACTGGTACCCAGGTTGTTACCGATAGTGTCAGACAGTCCTAACAGGATGTCGTCGCCGCTGCCGATGATAGAGTCAACATTGTTGTCATCAGACAGACCAGTATCGTTGTTCACGTCCAGGAACAGGCTGAAGCCACCGGTGTCGCCTACGAAGAAGTTAACGATACCGTCTTTACCTGAGGTGCCCTGTGCGTTGAATGTTGCGTACAGAGAGTAAGTGCTGTTCAGACCTGTGTTCAGAGAGTTAGAGCCCAGGAAGAACTGGCCAAACGTTGCGAACGCAGAGGCAGTGAAGTTACCTGCACCGTCAAAAGTAATGCGTTCTACGTAGCCACCGTTGATTTTATCAGCAGTCACTGAAGAACCAGAACCGGCCGCGTAAGCTTCATCAACAGTAAACTGAACAAAGTCAGCAGATGCAGTGAAAGAAGCAGCCAGGCCAGCAGTCAGAGCTAAAGATTGAACCAGCGATTTAATTTTCATTTTCTATGTATTCCAAAAAGAGTTAAGGCATCAAGTATCCTCGCTGTAGATAATACACTTCTTGTGCCAACTTTTTATCTATATGATTTGTATGGATATATTGCCTTATATGCTGTGAGGGCATAAAGGGTGGTGTAAGTATTTCTGACAGTAGTAAAAATGCTGAATCGTCTTTTATACAAGGGCTGTAGCGATATTTTAATCAGCGTTTTGAGTAAAATAGTGAATCAAATCAATGGTCGGAGGAGTGGGGTGTTATGGAGGGGGTGTTTTTATAAGCTTTTGGGGCGGTGTAAAAAAGCTGACAGGGTGAGTAGGGACATTTACAGTTTCTACTTATCGTCGTCCGGGCGACTGCAAGGCTACCCGGGATCTCCTTGGTATATGACTTCCCTGGTCCAGTGGTTTTGTTGAGTTAGCAAGGTTATTCAGGAGATCCCGCATAGGCCTGCGGCCTTCTGGACTCATGGTTTTTACCAAACGCTGACTCAAACCATACGTCGTCCCTGAACCGCGAAGCGGTATCAGGGATCTCCTTGGAACATGGCTTCTTTGGTTCAGTGGTTTTGTTGAGTTAGCCAGGCTGTTTAGGAGATCCCGTATAGGCCTTCGGCCTTACGGGACGACGTGAGTTGTCTGCGGCCTTTCGGGTTAACGGTTTTTAACCTTCGGCCTTATGGACTCATTGTTTTTACCAAACGCTGATTCAAACCATACGTCGTCCCTGAACCGCGAAGCGGTATCAGGGATCTCCTTGGAACATGGCTTCTTTGGTTCAGTGGACTTGTTGGGTCAGCCAGGCTGTTTGGGAGCTCCCGTATAGGCCTTCGGCCTTACGGGACGACGTGAGTTGTCTGCGGCCTTTCGGGTTAACGGTTTTTAACCTTCGGCCTTTAGAGCTCATGGTTTTTATCAAAGCTGATTTAAACCCATCGTCGTCCCTGAACCGCGCAGCGGTATCAGGGATCTCCTTGGAACATGACTACTTTGGTTCAGTGGACTTGTTGGGTCAGCCAGGCTGTTTGGGAGATCCCGTATAGGCCTTTGGCCTTACGGGACGACGTGAATTGTCTGCGGCCTTCTGGGATGACAGTGACGAGACAAACAAAAAAGGCTCCCGTAGGAGCCTGACATCAGAGGGTATTGAGTATTTGCAGTTAGGCTTTGCGGCGGCGTACTGCGCAAAGGCCTAACAGGCCTAAGCCCATTACTGCGATAGTAGATGGTTCAGGCACGGCCATGAACTCTGCACTTACATCACCGCGGATGATTTGCGTGCCCGCTGGTGCGAACGCGTCGAAATCACCACCAACTTCCAGCGAGAAAGCAAATGGGTTTGGCGCTACAAAGTAGTTTTCGCCTTCACCGGTCAGTTCAAAATCCATGAAATCGAACTTAAACGCAGTGACATTTTGGCCCATGATGGTGGTACTGGTGGCCAGGTTGTCACCCAGACCCATAGAGAAGCCAAGCTCTACATCATCATCTGTGTTAATAACTGATTCTACATCATCGTCGTCAGACAGCTTAGTATCGTTGCCGCGATCCAGATAAAGTCTGAACCCGCCCTGATCGCCAATGAAGAAATCGATAGCGCCGTCCTGACCGGATGTGCCGCTTGCTTCAAAAATGGCGTACAAAGAATACTGGTTATTTAAACCCGTGTTCAGCGAGTTTGAACCTAGGAAGAATTGACCGAAGGTAGCAAATGCTTTGGCATCAAAATTACCTGCACCGTCGAAGTTTAAGCGTTCAACAAAACCACCGTTGATTTTGTCTGCCTGAACCAGGGTGCCAGAAGTTGAGGCGTCTACTGCATATGCTTCATCAACAGTAAATGTAATACGTGAGGCTGATGCTGAAAAAGAGCACGCCAGCCCGGCTGTAACCGCCAGTGTTGTTGCAAGTGTTTTCAGTTTCATGTGTATTTCCCTATTAGAATGTGTGAGGCGACACAATGTTGCCTGAATAGGATAGGGCAGAATTAATGCCACTTTTTTAACCAGTTGTTTTTGTTTGTTTTATCGTCAGTAAAAAGAATAAAGATTAGCGCATGTGTAAATTTATCTGACATCGGACTGGTCTACAGGTCAGGCCAGTAAAGGGCTGTAGAGGAAGTGGGTTTAATTTTAAAGGGTTGTTTTGATTGTGATAAGTCAAAAAGTTGTAGTGTTATAAGCAAATATAAAAACAAAAAAGCGGCCGGAGCCGCTTTTTATATCATCTTATAAAAGCTTACGCTTTACGGCGACGTGCTGCGCCCAGACCTAACAGACCTAAAGCCATTACTGCGATAGTTGACGGCTCAGGTACTTCATAGAACTGAGCAGATACGTCACCACGGGTAATTTGCGTACCGGCTTGTGCGAAAGAGTCAAAGTCACCGTTTACGTTAACCATCATAGAGAAAGGCTTAGGTGAAACGAAGTACTGGTCACCTTCAGCAGTCAGTTCGAAGTTCATGAAATCGAAGTTGAAAGCAGTGATGGTGGTGTTACCAATTTTAGTACTGGTACCCAGGTTGTTACCGATACTGTCAGACAGTCCTAACAGGATATCGTCGCCGCTGCCGACGATAGAGTCAACATTGTTGTCATCAGACAGACCAGTATCGTTATTCACGTCCAGGAACAGGCTGAAGCCACCGGTGTCGCCTACGAAGAAGTTAACGATACCGTCTTTACCTGAGGTGCCCTGTGCGTTGAATGTTGCGTACAGAGAGTAAGTGCTGTTCAGACCTGTGTTCAGAGAGTTAGAGCCCAGGAAGAACTGGCCAAACGTTGCGAACGCAGAGGCAGTGAAGTTACCTGCACCGTCAAAAGTAATGCGTTCTACGTAGCCACCGTTGATTTTATCAGCAGTCACTGAAGAACCAGAACCGGCCGCGTAAGCTTCATCAACAGTAAACTGAACAAAGTCAGCAGATGCAGTGAAAGAAGCAGCCAGGCCAGCAGTCAGAGCTAAAGATTGAACCAGCGATTTAATTTTCATTTTCTATGTATTCCAAAAAGAGTTAAGGCATCAAGTATCCTCGCTATAGATAATACACTTCTTGTGCCAACTTTTTATCTCTATGATTTTTATGACTATTTCATCTTATATGCTGTGAGGGCATAAAGGGTGATGTAAATATTCCTGACAGTAGTAAAAATGCTGAATCGTCTGTTATACAAGGGCTGCAGCGATGTTTTAATCAGCGTTTTGAGTGAAATAGTGAATCAAATCAATGGTCGGAGGAGTGGGGTGTTATGGAGGGGGTGTTTTTATAAGCTTTTGGGGCGGTGTAAAAAATTGCTGTGAATTGATAATTGTCGTCCCTGAACCACGAAGTGGTATCAGAGATCTCCCTGGCGCATGGCTACCTTGGTTTAATGGTTTTGCTGGGTCAGCCAGGCTATTCAGGAGATCCCGCATAGGCCTTCGGCCTTACGGGATGACGGTCTTTATCCGGGATCTCCTTGGCGCATGGCTACCTTGGCTCAATGGTTTTGTTGGGTTAGGCAGGCTGTTCAGGAGATCCCGTATAGGCCTGCGGCCTTACGGGACGACGTAAATTGTCTGCGGCCTTACGGGATGACGGTCTTTATCCGGGATCTCTATGGAACATGGCTACCTTGGCTCAATGGTTTCGTTGGGTTAGGCAGACTGTTTAGGAGATCCCGTATAGGCCTGCGGTCTTACGGGACGACGGTTATTATC contains:
- the pepA gene encoding flocculation-associated PEP-CTERM protein PepA, with product MKIKSLVQSLALTAGLAASFTASADFVQFTVDEAYAAGSGSSVTADKINGGYVERITFDGAGNFTASAFATFGQFFLGSNSLNTGLNSTYSLYATFNAQGTSGKDGIVNFFVGDTGGFSLFLDVNNDTGLSDDNNVDSIIGSGDDILLGLSDTIGNNLGTSTKIGNTTITAFNFDFMNFELTAEGDQYFVSPKPFSMMVNVNGDFDSFAQAGTQITRGDVSAQFYEVPEPSTIAVMALGLLGLGAARRRKA
- the pepA gene encoding flocculation-associated PEP-CTERM protein PepA, whose amino-acid sequence is MKLKTLATTLAVTAGLACSFSASASRITFTVDEAYAVDASTSGTLVQADKINGGFVERLNFDGAGNFDAKAFATFGQFFLGSNSLNTGLNNQYSLYAIFEASGTSGQDGAIDFFIGDQGGFRLYLDRGNDTKLSDDDDVESVINTDDDVELGFSMGLGDNLATSTTIMGQNVTAFKFDFMDFELTGEGENYFVAPNPFAFSLEVGGDFDAFAPAGTQIIRGDVSAEFMAVPEPSTIAVMGLGLLGLCAVRRRKA
- the pepA gene encoding flocculation-associated PEP-CTERM protein PepA, which gives rise to MKIKSLVQSLALTAGLAASFTASADFVQFTVDEAYAAGSGSSVTADKINGGYVERITFDGAGNFTASAFATFGQFFLGSNSLNTGLNSTYSLYATFNAQGTSGKDGIVNFFVGDTGGFSLFLDVNNDTGLSDDNNVDSIVGSGDDILLGLSDSIGNNLGTSTKIGNTTITAFNFDFMNFELTAEGDQYFVSPKPFSMMVNVNGDFDSFAQAGTQITRGDVSAQFYEVPEPSTIAVMALGLLGLGAARRRKA